Within Streptomyces sp. SS1-1, the genomic segment CGGCTGGACGGTGAGGGGGATCGTCGACACCGAGGGTGCTGTGGCCTTCGGAGCCATCCTGGTCACGCTACTGCGGCAGACGACCACGGTGCGGCTGCTGTGCCAGACCCTGGACTTCTTCGACGCAGCAGGCATGAGCGCCCTCGCCGACGCCGCTCGAGCACTGCCCGATCGCAAGATCGTGCTGGAGGGAACCAATGAGACCGTACGACTGGCCTGGGACCTCTCCGGCTTCGCAGACCCTTCCATCCCCGTGGTGATGACGCCATGACCTCCTCCGAGACCCACACCACGCCGTCACCGTCCGGGGAGGGTTACAGGCACGAGCTGTACCCCTACCAGGGAAGCGACGAGTTCCTCCAGGGCACCTTGGGCTTCATCCAGGAGGCCCGCGACGGTGGAGAGGCCGTCGTCGTCGCCGTCCCGGAAGAGAAGGCGGCCCTCCTGCGCGCGGAGATGCCCGAGGACGACGCGGTCCGCTACGTCGAGACCAGCGCGGTGGCGCACCATCCGGGCCGGCTCATCGGGGCCTGGCAGGGATGGATCAAGGCGCACAGCGACGAGGGCCGACCGGTGCGCGGGATCGGCGAATCTCCCTGGGGCGCGGTGCGAAGTCCCGCGGAGGCGGAAGAGCTGCGCTACCACGAGTGGCTGCTGAACAAGGCGTTCTCGGCCGGTCCGGCGTGGTGGCTGCTGTGCCCGTACGACATCGCGGGCGAAGGGGCTGAGCTGGACCGGATGTCTCGCTGCCACCCCACCATCCGCACGGCCGGCCGCAGCGAAACGAGCGAGACCTACGACCTGCGGGCACCCTTCGACTTCAGCCCGCTCAGTCATCCCTGCTCCCCCTACGAGGAGTTCGCCTACAGCAGAGGTGACCTCCCCGCGCTCAGGGAGAAGATCGCCTCCTGCGCGGACCAGCTCGGGCTGGAAGGTGCCCGCCTGCGCGAGCTGCATCTGGCGGCGACCGAAATCGCCGCCAACAGCATCCGGCACGGCGGCGGGCAGGGCGTGTTGCGGATGTGGAGCCAGGAACAGCGCCTGGTGTGCGAGTTCCGCGACGCCGGGTACATCGCCGACCCACTCATGGGCCGTTCACGGCCCACCCGGACCCAGGTGGGCGGGCGGGGCCTCTGGCTCGCGCACCAACTGTGCGATCTGGTCGAGATCCGTTCGACTCCTGACGAAGGAACGACGATCCGCCTGCACACCGGAGTGACGGACTGAGGTGCGAGGATGGCGCCGCCGGTGCCTGACATGACCGCGGGTTCCGGCACCGGCGGGGATGCCGGGCTCGGCGGGGCACAGCCGTGCCGTTGACCGACGCGCACCGACGCGCTCGAGTCGTTGCTGCCGGCGTCGTATTGAAACCATTCGTGCCGCCGCCCGAGGCCGGCGCCCGATTCTCCTCAGCGAACGGGCGTATCCGATGTGCACCCCATCTACAACTCCGTGCGTTCACACCGTTGACGGTCCGTCACATCTCCCTGACTTCACGACAGCGGCGCGACGATCCCGGCCCTCATCGCCGGCCGGCTGACCTCGACCTTGTCGCTGCCACAGATCTCGCTCGGTTACGGCGCACTGGCGCTGGCCTCCGCCTTGTTCACCGTCCTGGGCGCACGCGATTCGCACGCGCCAGCCGGGGCCGGGCACGGGACGCTCGCGAACACCGAGAATTCTGGGAGCCGTCCGATGGGCCGACGCGGTGCTGACCACCAGTGACCGGGACGAGGTGACTGCCCGTCAGTCAGGTGCCGGGAGGCCTTCGTGCCCTGCCTGCTCACACCGGCGGCTGTGGGGGAGTGGTGCTGACCGGAATGCGCAGGGCGAGGATGG encodes:
- a CDS encoding sensor histidine kinase, whose protein sequence is MTSSETHTTPSPSGEGYRHELYPYQGSDEFLQGTLGFIQEARDGGEAVVVAVPEEKAALLRAEMPEDDAVRYVETSAVAHHPGRLIGAWQGWIKAHSDEGRPVRGIGESPWGAVRSPAEAEELRYHEWLLNKAFSAGPAWWLLCPYDIAGEGAELDRMSRCHPTIRTAGRSETSETYDLRAPFDFSPLSHPCSPYEEFAYSRGDLPALREKIASCADQLGLEGARLRELHLAATEIAANSIRHGGGQGVLRMWSQEQRLVCEFRDAGYIADPLMGRSRPTRTQVGGRGLWLAHQLCDLVEIRSTPDEGTTIRLHTGVTD